The DNA window AATGGATCAGTCCGCCGACCGCGCCTGGAACGAATGTCTCGACATCATCCGGGACAATGTGAGCCGCCAGAGCTTCACGACCTGGTTTGAGCCGCTGGAGGCCCACTCCTTGGAGGACGAGGACGACCTGCGCAAGCTGACGATCCAACTTCCGAGCCGGTTTTACTACGAGTGGATTGAGGAGCATTACTTCTCTCTGCTCCGAAAGACGGTCACGCGGGTGCTCGGCCCCCACGGCCGTCTGGTCTACGACGTGGTCATCGAGCAGGACGACCCGGAGGACCCCGACCGGGGCGCCTCCATGCAGCTTCCGGCCCGGCCGGCCGACCCGGAGTCGGCTCCGCCCCCCAACGCGCCGGACGAGCCGGAGGCGCCGCCCAGTTCGTCGGAGGCTTCCGCGTCGTCCTCGGAGCCGTCCGCGCCCGCCCCGTCCGGCGATGAAGCCCGCCCCGACGACGCGCAGGCAGGCGCCGAGGGCGACGAGAAAAGCGCCCCTCCAGTCCAGAACCCGTTTGCCATACCGGGCCTAAAGAACGCCGAGGTCGACAACCAGCTCAACGACAGCTACACGTTCGACCGCTTCATCGAGGGGGCGTGCAACCGCCTCGCTCGCAGCGCCGCCCACTCCATCGCTACCGATCCGGGCGAAACGAGCTTTAATCCGTTTCTCGTGTACGGCGGCGTGGGACTTGGCAAGACCCACCTCATTCAGGCCATCGGGAACCACGTCGCGGCCCGGGACGCCTCGAAAACCGTCTTCTACGTTTCCAGTGAACGGTTCACCACGGAGTTCGTCCAGTCGATCCAGGAAAACCAGATCGGCGAGTTTTCGACGTTCTACCGGCAGGTCGACGTGCTCATCGTGGACGACGTGCAGTTTTTCGGCGGCAAGGAGAAAACCCAGGAGGAGTTCTTCCACATTTTCAACGCCCTCCGGCAGGCGGGCAACCAAATTGTGCTGTCGGCGGACCGTCCGCCGCGCGAGATCGACGGCCTCGAGGAGCGGTTGCTGTCTCGCTTTCAGTGGGGCCTCTCCGCCGACCTGAAGCCCCCAGGCCTCGACACTCGCATCTCCATTCTCCGCCGCAAGGCCGAGGACGACGGGATCGACCTCGACGATGACGTTGTCGAGTTTATTGCCCAGAGCATCGAAAGCAACATCCGTGAGCTCGAAGGCGCGCTGATCCGCCTTCTGGCCCACGCCACCCTTCACCAGCTCGACATCACCCTCGACCTCGCCAAAGAGGTGCTCCACGACCTCTTTCAGGAGCGGGCCGCCACCCTCACGGTCGACGACATTCAACGCATCGTTTGCGAGCACCTCGGCATCTCGCAGGAGAAAATGCGGAGCAAGACCCGCAAGCGAGACGTCACCCGCGCCCGTCAGATCGCAATGTACTTCACCAAGAAGCACACCCAGCACTCCCTGAAAGACATCGGCCTCCACTTCGGCGGGCGGGACCACTCGACCGTCATTCACGCCAACAACGCCGTGGAGGACCGGATGGCGGACGACGAGTCGTTCCGGGACACGGTGGATGCCATCGGGCAGAAGCTCGAACGCCACGGCCAATGAGTAGCGGCAAGGCCCGCTTGGGGCTGAATCTTTCGTCGCCCCCTTCCGTACAGAGTCATAGATGCGGTTTTGCATCTCTTTATTCCCACGCAGAGTTCCTCGACGCTTCCTTTCCGCAACGCGCCGACACCCATGAAATTTACTGCCTCCAGCGCCGACCTCCTCGAGGCGCTCAACACCGTTAAGGGCGCCGTTCCGTCGAAGAGCACGATGCCCATCCTGGAGTGCATCCTCTTCGAGCGGGACGGGGACACGTTGCGTCTGAGCGCCACCGATCTCGAAATCTCGATCATCCAGACCGTGCCGGTTCAGTTCGAAAAGAACGGCACGCCGGAGAGCACCCCCATCGCGGTGCCGGCCCAGCGGTTGATCGATACCCTCCGGGCGCTGCCGGACCTGCCCATTGAGTTCGCGGCGGACAGCGACTTCGAGATTCGGATGGATACCGATCAGGGCCACTACAAAATGGTGGGCCACGACGGATCGGACTATCCGGAGCTGCCGGAGCTGGAGGAGCAGCACGAGATCAACGTGGAGGGGGGCCTCCTGGGCCGCTCCATCGACAAGACGGCGTTCGCCGTGAGCCAGGACGCCCTGCGCCCCGCCATGATGGGCGTGTACTTTCAGGTCAGCGAGGAGGAAACCTCGGTGGTGGCGACCGACGGGCACCGGCTCGTCAAGCTCACCCTGCCGGAGCTCCGGGCCGACACGTCTGCCGACTTCATTGTGCCGGAAAAGGCCACCAAGCTGGCCGGGCGGATCGTGGAGGACGACGAGATCTGTACCGTCCGGGTGGACGACAGCCACGTGAGCTTCGAATTCGGCGAGTCTCGGGTCCTGGCCCGCCTCATCGACGAGACCTACCCCAACTACCAGTCTGTCATCCCGGACGGGAACGACCGCAATCTGGTCGTCAACCGCGAGGACATGCTCAACGCCGTCAAGCGCGTGGGCCTTTACTCCTCCAGCATGACGAACCAGATTCGGCTCGACATCACGGCCGATACCGTCACCATCTCGGCCGAGGACGTGGAGCGCTCCAGCGAGGCCGAGGAGACGATCCACTGCGACTACGACAACGAACCGATGGAGATCGGCTTCAACTCGGAGTACCTCACGGAGGTGCTCAGCAACGTCGAGTGCGACGAGGTGGTCTTCGAGCTTAGCTCCCCGAACCGGGCCGGCATTGTGTTGCCCCGCGAGGGCGCCGACGACGAGGACATTCTCATGCTCATCATGCCGGTGATGCTCAACACCTACGCCTAATCTCGCCCGGAGCGAGATCCCATCGCGATCCGTGTCTAGACTGGGGGCCGGCGTGTTGCACCGGTCCCCAGTGCTGTTTGGGAAGGGGAGGGCCTACGGCTGGGTTCCGCTGTACTCCTGCTGAAGGGTTTTCAGGATCTCGTAGGCTTCCTGGGTCTGTCGGCCCTCCCGCTGTACGACGGTCTTGAAGTGCGTCCGCGCGGCGTCAACGTTTTCCTGCGCAAGCGCAATTTTTCCGAGATAGAAGTGTGCCTCAAGCGCGAGGAACGAGTTGGGCTCCGCCTTCTCCAAAACCGCTCCGAGACGCTTCTGGGCCCGGTCGAGCCGGTCGGTGTCGTACCGGGGAAACAACCCCAACGTGGAGATGCGTGCCTTCTCTAAAATCGAGAGTGCCTCCAGGTACCGCTCGTCGGCCGCCGACGAAGCCTCCGGCGCCGCGCTGCGCATCCTCGCACTGGCGTAGTTGTCGACGACCTGATCGCTGACCTCCATGGCAGCAAGCCGGTCGAGGGTCGATTGCGTCGTGAGGCTGATGCCGTACAGGGCGCCGTATAGCGCCACGAGAACTACTGCGACGGCTACGCCCCGGGGTACGCCCCGCGGAAGCCCCCCAATCACGTCCCACCAGGAGGAAGAAGCAGCCGATGAGGATCCCGGCTCCGCACCGGCCGCGTCGGGGGCCTGCACGTTCGCTCCCTCTTCAACCTCCAGGTCGTGCTCCGTGAGTGCCTCGAAGTGCGAGACCGGATCGACCGCCGCTTCTGTTTCCCTCAGCCGGCGCTCCGCCGCCTCCACCTCGCGTTGGAGCGCACTGTCCTCCGCAATGCGCGCCTCGAACCGGGCGAACGCCTCCCGCACCCGGGCCGACTTCGTCTCCCCGCGGTCCAGGTGGCGCACCATTACGTAGGTGGCAAAGAGGGGGTCGGAGGGAGGCCCTGTGCTCTCGTGCGACGCGAGGCTCTCGACCGACCGGATGTCGTTAAGCAGGGGGGCCCACTCCGGGTTTTGCTCCACGTATGCCTCGATGTCCCGCTGTTTCTCCCGAGAAAGGTGGGGGTACGAAAGGATCTGTTCTTCAACGTCATTCATGAGCGACACGCTACACGACTACATGCGAAAGGAAGTCCACCGACGCTCCGGAAGGGCCCCAGTATGGGCGGAGTCTGCTTCCGAGAAGACGAGAGGGGTCCATCCCGACGTGCTACAATTCAACACGAGGGAAGCCTCTCTTTCGGGAAATCACGTAAAGAACAGGCGGACCTATGGGGACTTGAGAAGACACTCCAAGTTTGCACGTATAACCAGCTAAACGATAATTTTATATTTTCTGCCTACAAGTCGGTCTGGTTCACGTACTCACGGAGGCGTTCATCGGTACGGAGCTCCTTCATGGCCTTGTGCTTGTATGTTCGAACCGTCGCTACGGGCTTCCCGACGGCTTCGCTGATTTCTTCAAATTCTCGGTTTTCCAAAAAGTAGAGGCGGGCCGGCTCCTGCAAATAGTTCGGGAGTCCCTCAATCGCCTCCACGAGCGCTTCCTGCACAAAGCCAACCTCCGCGACCGCATTTGTGGTTTCGGCGGTGAGGGTGAACCGGTTTTCCCCGTCGATCGACTCGGAAAACTGGTTGCGCCGGGTGTAGTTGAGAAGTGTATTTTTACACACCACGCTTACCCAGTTGGCGTATCGGGCCGCATTCCGCACCCCGTCGCGGTTCTCCTGCACCTTGCGGTAGGCCCTCGTGATCAGCTCGTCGGCGTCGGACGGATTGTCGAAGGTGCCTCGGGCCGACTTTCCGAGGAAGTACCGACAGACGTAGCAATACGTCCAGAGGTCCGCGTGGCGTTTGGCCTTCGGGTCTTCTTCGTCCCGCCACCGCCGAAAGGATTCGTTCGCGGCGTCGGTATCGTCTACCGAAAACGGCAGCCGATCGATCACGGTCCGGAGCTCGGAGGAAGGAACGGACATGGGGCCCCGTGCGCAGAAGGAATGGCAGCGAGCTTGGACGAGATGTTTTTGTTATTCCCCTAACGTAGGTGATTATAAGGCACAACGCCACGGACATCAACGGTATCGCTCCTTCGCCCGAATCGCCGCGACAGAAGAAGCATTTCGTAAGACGAAGGGGCTTTTCTCTTGTCTGACGGGTCGCCCCCCCGACACGATCGACCTGGAAACTGCGTGTGCGGGACAAATGGCCTCCCCGAAGGGGCCCTGCAAACTTTTGGCGCCGTGCCGGATTTAACTAGACGGAATTTTTCGAACCTCCTTTCATTCCCTATGCCCGATACACGTCCTGCGAAGGCGGGCGGGCAGCCCCGCCCCTTCTTTCGGCTCGGAGTCGTTCGGTTCGGATTGGCAACGGCCCTCGCGCTGTTCTGGGTCGGGGCCTTTGCCTCAACGGCCACCGGCCAGCGAACCAGCCGCACCCCGGACCAGCTTGAGAACGTGGGGGTGGACCAGAAGCTCGGCGCGACGATCCCGAAGGACCTCTCGTTTCAAAACGAGCAGGGAGAGCCGGTCCGTCTCAGTCAGTACTTCGACGGGTCGACGCCGGTCATGCTGACCCTCAACTACCACCGGTGCCCCCAGTTGTGTCGCATTCAGCTGCAGAAGTTCACCAAATCCCTGAGCGGCATGTCGTGGACGGCCGGCGACAAATTCAAAGTGCTCACCGTCGACATCAGCCCCTACGAAGGCCCCAAGATGGCCCGAAAGGCCCAGGAGCGCTACGCCACGTTTCTGGACCGTCCCGAAGAGACGGTTGACGGCTGGCACTTTCTGACCGGCAACCAGGCAGCGATCGAAACGCTTACCGACTCGGTGGGCTTCCGCTACCAGCCCCTTCCGGAGAAGGAGAAGCAGTTTGCCCACCCCACGACGATCATCTTCCTGAGTGGCGACGGCACCATTACCCGCTACTTTACCACCCTCGACCCGGCCCCGGGCGACCTGCGGACGGCGCTCGTCGAGGCCTCCGATGGCACGGTCGGCAATGTCGTCGACAAGGCCTTTCTGGCCTGTGCGCGATTCAATCCAGACTCGAATTCCTACTCCGCGAGCGCATTCAAGCTAATGCAGTACGGCAGTGTCCTCACGGTGATCGTAATGGGGGCCGCGCTGTTTGTCTTCTGGCGCCGCGAAAACGAGCAGCTCGAGACGGCACACGAGGAAGGGCTCAACGCGATGGTTGACGAACAGGCATGATGGGCGTTGGGACATCCTCAGGGACGCCCCCGCGAAAAGAGACACGACGCCCGCACGCCCCGCCGTCCTATCCTGGTGCCCCGTCCTCGTCCACCTCGGCGAGCCCCGTCATCTCCCGGCTGATCCGCCAGAGACGCGCCTCGGCCTTCTCGTCGTAGGCCTCGGGGGATGGGTTCACCACCTCGGTTTCTTTGAAGTACTGGCCCGTGACGCCCTCCACATCGGGCGACGCCGCAAGGTAGACGACGTTGCGCGCGCCCTCCTCCGGGCGCTTGTACAGCCACGAGAAAAGACGGGCAATTCGGGAAATCCAGCCGGAACCGCGCCAGATGTTGGTGTTGACGATCCCGGGGTGCACCACGTTCGCGACCACGCCCTCGTCCTGCAGGCGACGGGACAGCTCGTGGGTAAAAAGAATGTTGGCGAGTTTCGACTGGGCGTAGGCCTGCAGCGGGTTGTAGCCGGTCTCCGCATTGAGATCGTCGAAGTCCATACTTACGCCCCGGTGGGCCTCCGAGCTGAGGGTGACGATACGGGCCTCGCCGGCCCGTCCGGCCGTCTCGCGGAGGCGGGGCAAGACAAGATGGGTGAGCAAAAACGGGGCGAGGTGATTGACCGCGAAGGTGGCCTCCACGCCATCGACCGTCTCTTCCCTCGACTCGAGGAAAACGCCCGCATTGTTCACGAGCACATCGAGCCGGTCGTAGTCCGCCCGGAGCGTCTCGCCAAGGTGATAGACTTCCTCCTGCACGCTGAGGTCCGCAATGCGGAGGTCGATTGTGTCCGCACGGCTGGGATGGGCCGTCCGGGCCTCGGCCCGGAGTTCGGCCTGGGCCTCTCGCCCACGCCCTTCGTCCCGGCACACCATCACCACCCGCGCCCCGAGGCGGGCGAGCTCGGCGGCCGTGGCCTTCCCGATGCCCGAGTTGGCCCCGGTCACCACGCACACCGTGCCGCTCATGTCCTTCAGGTCGGAACGCGGGTTCTCCATGGCCCCTACTGCGTTCGGTGAGTGGGTTCCCCGCCGGCAATCACGGGGCCGCTACGGCCGCGCGGATCGGCGAGCTGCGTGCCACAAAGGCTTGTGTGTGCGGGCTTCGGGGGAGCCCGTCACACCGTGAGGGTGAGCGCGTTCCGGAGGGCCTCGACGTTTTGCGGGACGGACTGCTCCCCGCCGAACACGGCGCTTCCGGAAACCAGTACGTCCGCTCCGGCCCGCACCAGTTCCATCGCGTTGTTTGGGGTGACCCCCCCATCCACCTCCACGTACGCACTGGACCCGAGCGCATTGAGCTGGCGACGCACCCGCTGCACTTTCGCCGTCGATTCCGGAATGAAGCTTTGCCCACTGAAGCCCGGATTCACCGACATGACGAGCACCAGGTCGACGAAGGGCAGAATGCCTTCGAGGTGGCCGAGGGGGGTGGCCGGGTTGAGCGCAACCCCGACCTCACATCCCGCGGCCCGAATCGTCTGGGCGACCCGGTGCAGGTGGGGGCAGGCCTCTACGTGCACGGTAAGCATGTCCGCCCCGGCATCGGCGAACGTGTCGACGTACTGCTGAGGCTCCTCGATCATGAGATGCACGTCAAGCTGCGCGTCGTGCTCGTCGGCCACGGGCCGGAGGGTCCGCACCACGTCGGGGCCGATGGTGATGTTCGGGACGAAGTGCCCGTCCATTACGTCGACGTGAAGCCAGTCGGGCCCGGCCCCGAGGACCTCATCGGCACAGGCGGCAAATCGTCCCGAGTCGGACGCAATGATCGAAGGCGCGAGTGTCGGCATCGTAGGGGAGGCAGGCATGAGGAAAAAAACGCGATCAGGAGCAGAGGGCAAGCGACACACTTAGAATAAAAGGCGCACTCGGATGAACAAAAAGACGAACCGCAATCTTTCGGTGAAAGGCTCGATGGAGCCCTCCATTTTGATCCCGGCAGTCTCCCCACCGTACATCTTTTCCGATCCCCCCGTCGGAGAAACATCCTTTTCCACGGGGAAGTAGGGGGGGGCAGGATGCTCCCCAACACGTACCCAGTGCCCGGGCCTCAGCTCGCTCATTCACTCGCCCCCACTCCCATGCCGGTTCGCGACGCCGACCGTGACGACATTACCGATCGCCTCAGCCGTATCGAGGGCCAGATTCGAGGCCTGAAGCGAATGGTCGAGGAGGACCGCTACTGCGGCGACATTCTCGACCAGATTCATTCAGTGCAGCAGGCCCTCAAGTCGGTGGGGCGTGCCATCACCCGAAATCACCTGGAGACGTGCGTGACCGACGCAATCCGGTCGGGCGACGAGCAGGCCGCCCAGGAGAGCTACGACGAAATCATCGGACTGCTCGAAAAGGAGTTGTAGCCAGTCGCCACCACGCCCGACGGCCTCGTACGTCCACCTGAGACACTCGGAATATGGAGGACCTCCTTGCCAACCGCTCATCCCCGGACGACGGGTCGCCCTCCGGTGACGGACGTAAAGGGGGACGAACGGTCCACGTCAAGTTTAAGCTCAGCAAGGACGCCATGGAGGCGAAAGAGGCCTTGGCCGCCCACTGGGACGTCTCGGAACAGGAGGGAGCCGAAATGGCGGCTCAACTCACCGTGTCCTTCCTGAAGGACGAGGGCGAAGACACCCGACACCGGTTTGTGGAAAAGGCCCGCGACCAGCCTCGTCCACGCACGCGGACGACACACGCGGTGCGTCGTGCCACAAAGTCGCTTCTAGAAACGACAGCAAGCAATCTCGACCTGACCCGGGATCAGTGCCTCGGCGCGTGCCTCCGCCTCGCCCATACCATCATTCAGTTTCTCCGCGAGGACCAACTCGAACGCCATGAGGCACACCTCTCCGCGCTGCGCACCCTCCTTGACCGGGCCCAAACGATTGAGGCGGACCTTCAGGAAGAAGCGACCGCCATCGATCCGCTGAAGCCGGCCATCACCGCCGTTCGGCGTCGCATCGAGGCGATCGTGGAGGACGTCGAGGACGAATTGTCGCGCGGCCGACCCCTCGATCGCACCCACGATTTTACGTAGTGGGGCTGCGGGTGTGTTCTGTTTTCGACCGGACTGCCCCGCGAAGCATCACGGATCCCGGCCCGATTCTTCTCTTCTCGTTCTCTCGAGGAGGGGCGTGAGCCGCGGGTAGACGACGCTGCCTCCGACTCGACGTCGCGAGAATGCCTCTGTTCGCGTGGCAACAAAGAAGAGCAGTCGCCGCTCGGCGTCAGTGCCCACTCGTGCCTCGCCTTCCTCGACCGCGTCGCGAATTCGTCGGTTGATCGTGACCGCCCGCTCCCGTAGCGCCCGGAGGGTCCCCTTGGTGGCCTCGGGGGTCCACGTGCCGTCCACATGGTCGGCCACTGGCGATTCCCGATCGGCGTCGGCCCGCCAGAACACAGGCTTCAGGAAAATGCGCGGGTCAGGGTGGTGCCGAATGCGCTTCAGATGGTGATAGGGTGTCTTTCCCGCCCCCCGCAGAAGGAATGCGCCGGCCCGTCGGGCACGGGACCCAGATAGGCTGTGGATGCCGATGGCGGTCGTACTGCCCTCCGAACGACCGGTGATCCAGAGAAACGACGACGCCGGGCGGGCAGGAACCGCAGCTGATCGGGGCGATTCCTCGCTCGAACCCGTCTGGGAGGGCCTCCGGCGCCGTACTCGCCTCGCGTAGAAGGCCCGACGGAACGCCAGCGCGAGGTCGTCGGGGGCATCGGCTCCCTCATCGGACTGGCGCGTTTCCTCCCCCACTGCTCCGCCGGACACGGACGTTCCCGCAGGCTCCCTCTCTGACTCCGACGAGGCGGGGGAGGGCCCCGTCGCCCCGGCGGGGCGTTCTTCGGGAACCGGGTCCACGGCGCCGCCCCCCTGCGCCTGGTCATCGGCGGCCCCGGTCCAGATCTCGCCGCCTGCCGCCCGAAATGCGTCGACCGTGTCCTCCACCCACGCCTTCGTCGCCTCCGCGTCCTCCTTCTGGAGGGGCCCCGGCTTCTCGTCGTCGCCGAAGCCCGACGGCACCCCGTCGTTCTGGGTCGTTCTTCGTGATGGGGTTGGTCGGGGCCCCTGCTCCCCCCCGGCCCCGATCGCCGTCCGGAGGGCAGCAACGATGCGTTCCGGCGAGGGAAGCGGTCCTGACATGGGGCCTGGATTGTTGTCGGGGGATGCGTTGGTCCCAGCCTCGGCGTCGGCGGCATCACATCCGGAAACGAAAACAGTCGTTTCGCAGAACAGCGCCGTCCTTCCGAGGTTCGCCCGTCTCGTTCGCGTTCTGATCCTCCCTGCAGGATTGCGCGGGGCCGATTTGCTCTCGATCAGGGCCCCGAAACGGACATGCCTACGGGCTTGATGGCATTTTCAGCGGAACGGTCTCGGTTTAGGGAACCGTTCGGCAGACGCACTGTCTCATTTAGCACAACATTTCGCGGGGATTCCCCGCACCGACAAAGGGCAAGTCCCGCACGGCCAGCTCCCTCTGAACCCCGTCAGGGCCGGAAGGCAGCAGCGGTAGGAGGTCGCAGCGGCGCGCTGCGGGTCGCTTGCCCTTTTTCTTTTGTCGTGGCCGCCCACGGCCACATCCCGGTTCGGGCGAACCGGCCGTTTCCCGCCCCGTTTACTGGGCGATGCGCAGTGTTCTCACTCCCTGTCGTGGAGACACTGCGTCCCCTCCCGAATTCTGACTTTCGAACACACCCACCATGCTTTCTCCTCTTCTCTCGGCCCTGGATCCGATTCTCCTCGTCGGCCAATCCGGCAGCGGCAGCGGCGGCATTGTCGGCCTCTTGTTCCCGCTGGTTCTCATTATCGGCGTCTTCTACTTCTTCATCTACCGCCCCCAGCAAAAACGCGAAGAGGAGCACCAGGAGATGGTCGAAAACCTGGAACAGGGCGACAAAATCGTGACCGTGGGCGGTGTCCACGGCACCATTCAGAAAATCGACGAAGACAGCGTTCTGGCGCAGGTCAACAGCAAGGGCACGCGGCTGCGCTTCAACAAGGACTCCATCGCGAGCCTCGCCAACGACGAGGAGTAGCTCTGCCTCCTTCGTATCCTTTCGGGACCGAACCAAACGGGTCCGCCCCCCACCATGAGTTCTTCCCCCAGCAGTTCCTCCCCGTCTTCGGAAAAGCCCTTCGACACCATCGAAGACGCCCTCGCTACCATCCGGGACGGCGGGCTCGCGATTGTCGTAGACGACGAAGATCGAGAAAACGAAGGCGACTTCATCGGAGCGGCCGAGGCCATGACGCCCGACCTCGTCAACTTCATGACGAAGGAAGGACGCGGCCTCCTCTGCACGGCCATCCCGCCTGAGCGGGCCGAGGAGCTGGACCTCGACCTGATGGTCGACGCCAACTCGTCGCTCTACAGCACCCCCTTCACCGTCTCGGTCGACTACCGCCAGGGCACGAGCACCGGCATCTCGGCGGCGGACCGTGCAAAGACGATCCGTGCCCTGGCCGACCCGGACGCCTCTCCGTACGACTTTGCCCGCCCCGGGCACGTCTTTCCGCTTCGGGCCCGCACGGGAGGGGTTCTGCGGCGTGCGGGACACACCGAGGCGGCCGTGGACCTTGCCCGCCTCGCCGGCCTGGAACCGGCCGGGGCCCTCGTCGAGATTATGAACGAGGACGGGAGCATGGCCCGCGTTCCTCAACTCCGCGAGCGGGCCCAGGCCCTGGACATGCCGCTCATCACGATCCAGGACCTGATTGCCTACCGCATGCAGAACGAGCGGCTCATCGAGCGGGCGGCGGAAGTGGACCTGGACACCGCGTTCGGCACCTTTCAGGTCGTCGCCTACGAGGAGACACTCACCGGCGACGTACACCTGGCCCTGCTCAAGGGCGACTGGGCCGAGGACGAGCCCGTCCTCGTTCGCGTACACTCCCAGAACGTGCTGGGGGACGTGCTCGCCGCACGGCGCGAATCGTACAGCGAAGAATTGGCCGAGGCCCTGCTCCAGGTGGAGCACGAAGGC is part of the Salinibacter ruber DSM 13855 genome and encodes:
- the dnaA gene encoding chromosomal replication initiator protein DnaA, producing MDQSADRAWNECLDIIRDNVSRQSFTTWFEPLEAHSLEDEDDLRKLTIQLPSRFYYEWIEEHYFSLLRKTVTRVLGPHGRLVYDVVIEQDDPEDPDRGASMQLPARPADPESAPPPNAPDEPEAPPSSSEASASSSEPSAPAPSGDEARPDDAQAGAEGDEKSAPPVQNPFAIPGLKNAEVDNQLNDSYTFDRFIEGACNRLARSAAHSIATDPGETSFNPFLVYGGVGLGKTHLIQAIGNHVAARDASKTVFYVSSERFTTEFVQSIQENQIGEFSTFYRQVDVLIVDDVQFFGGKEKTQEEFFHIFNALRQAGNQIVLSADRPPREIDGLEERLLSRFQWGLSADLKPPGLDTRISILRRKAEDDGIDLDDDVVEFIAQSIESNIRELEGALIRLLAHATLHQLDITLDLAKEVLHDLFQERAATLTVDDIQRIVCEHLGISQEKMRSKTRKRDVTRARQIAMYFTKKHTQHSLKDIGLHFGGRDHSTVIHANNAVEDRMADDESFRDTVDAIGQKLERHGQ
- the dnaN gene encoding DNA polymerase III subunit beta — its product is MKFTASSADLLEALNTVKGAVPSKSTMPILECILFERDGDTLRLSATDLEISIIQTVPVQFEKNGTPESTPIAVPAQRLIDTLRALPDLPIEFAADSDFEIRMDTDQGHYKMVGHDGSDYPELPELEEQHEINVEGGLLGRSIDKTAFAVSQDALRPAMMGVYFQVSEEETSVVATDGHRLVKLTLPELRADTSADFIVPEKATKLAGRIVEDDEICTVRVDDSHVSFEFGESRVLARLIDETYPNYQSVIPDGNDRNLVVNREDMLNAVKRVGLYSSSMTNQIRLDITADTVTISAEDVERSSEAEETIHCDYDNEPMEIGFNSEYLTEVLSNVECDEVVFELSSPNRAGIVLPREGADDEDILMLIMPVMLNTYA
- a CDS encoding tetratricopeptide repeat protein: MNDVEEQILSYPHLSREKQRDIEAYVEQNPEWAPLLNDIRSVESLASHESTGPPSDPLFATYVMVRHLDRGETKSARVREAFARFEARIAEDSALQREVEAAERRLRETEAAVDPVSHFEALTEHDLEVEEGANVQAPDAAGAEPGSSSAASSSWWDVIGGLPRGVPRGVAVAVVLVALYGALYGISLTTQSTLDRLAAMEVSDQVVDNYASARMRSAAPEASSAADERYLEALSILEKARISTLGLFPRYDTDRLDRAQKRLGAVLEKAEPNSFLALEAHFYLGKIALAQENVDAARTHFKTVVQREGRQTQEAYEILKTLQQEYSGTQP
- a CDS encoding RNA polymerase sigma factor, whose protein sequence is MSVPSSELRTVIDRLPFSVDDTDAANESFRRWRDEEDPKAKRHADLWTYCYVCRYFLGKSARGTFDNPSDADELITRAYRKVQENRDGVRNAARYANWVSVVCKNTLLNYTRRNQFSESIDGENRFTLTAETTNAVAEVGFVQEALVEAIEGLPNYLQEPARLYFLENREFEEISEAVGKPVATVRTYKHKAMKELRTDERLREYVNQTDL
- a CDS encoding SCO family protein, whose product is MPDTRPAKAGGQPRPFFRLGVVRFGLATALALFWVGAFASTATGQRTSRTPDQLENVGVDQKLGATIPKDLSFQNEQGEPVRLSQYFDGSTPVMLTLNYHRCPQLCRIQLQKFTKSLSGMSWTAGDKFKVLTVDISPYEGPKMARKAQERYATFLDRPEETVDGWHFLTGNQAAIETLTDSVGFRYQPLPEKEKQFAHPTTIIFLSGDGTITRYFTTLDPAPGDLRTALVEASDGTVGNVVDKAFLACARFNPDSNSYSASAFKLMQYGSVLTVIVMGAALFVFWRRENEQLETAHEEGLNAMVDEQA
- a CDS encoding SDR family oxidoreductase, whose protein sequence is MENPRSDLKDMSGTVCVVTGANSGIGKATAAELARLGARVVMVCRDEGRGREAQAELRAEARTAHPSRADTIDLRIADLSVQEEVYHLGETLRADYDRLDVLVNNAGVFLESREETVDGVEATFAVNHLAPFLLTHLVLPRLRETAGRAGEARIVTLSSEAHRGVSMDFDDLNAETGYNPLQAYAQSKLANILFTHELSRRLQDEGVVANVVHPGIVNTNIWRGSGWISRIARLFSWLYKRPEEGARNVVYLAASPDVEGVTGQYFKETEVVNPSPEAYDEKAEARLWRISREMTGLAEVDEDGAPG
- the rpe gene encoding ribulose-phosphate 3-epimerase codes for the protein MPTLAPSIIASDSGRFAACADEVLGAGPDWLHVDVMDGHFVPNITIGPDVVRTLRPVADEHDAQLDVHLMIEEPQQYVDTFADAGADMLTVHVEACPHLHRVAQTIRAAGCEVGVALNPATPLGHLEGILPFVDLVLVMSVNPGFSGQSFIPESTAKVQRVRRQLNALGSSAYVEVDGGVTPNNAMELVRAGADVLVSGSAVFGGEQSVPQNVEALRNALTLTV
- a CDS encoding metal-sensitive transcriptional regulator is translated as MPVRDADRDDITDRLSRIEGQIRGLKRMVEEDRYCGDILDQIHSVQQALKSVGRAITRNHLETCVTDAIRSGDEQAAQESYDEIIGLLEKEL
- the yajC gene encoding preprotein translocase subunit YajC, which codes for MLSPLLSALDPILLVGQSGSGSGGIVGLLFPLVLIIGVFYFFIYRPQQKREEEHQEMVENLEQGDKIVTVGGVHGTIQKIDEDSVLAQVNSKGTRLRFNKDSIASLANDEE
- the ribB gene encoding 3,4-dihydroxy-2-butanone-4-phosphate synthase, yielding MSSSPSSSSPSSEKPFDTIEDALATIRDGGLAIVVDDEDRENEGDFIGAAEAMTPDLVNFMTKEGRGLLCTAIPPERAEELDLDLMVDANSSLYSTPFTVSVDYRQGTSTGISAADRAKTIRALADPDASPYDFARPGHVFPLRARTGGVLRRAGHTEAAVDLARLAGLEPAGALVEIMNEDGSMARVPQLRERAQALDMPLITIQDLIAYRMQNERLIERAAEVDLDTAFGTFQVVAYEETLTGDVHLALLKGDWAEDEPVLVRVHSQNVLGDVLAARRESYSEELAEALLQVEHEGTGAILYMMQSNHGQGLLSKLKDLERHQNQDDGAPTDVSLEMDHRDYGIGCQILRDLGIRKLRLLTNNPRKRIGLAGYGLELVEQTPIELPTEARDHLSTVAADRLTPLLMELIDAGT